The Clostridia bacterium sequence GCGACATTCGGGGCAAAGGGAGCCGCGAACGTGGTTGTCAAGCAAGTTCTTCAGTTCCCGAAAGGATACGTTGGTGGGAAATGGCTGGCGCTCGGCTTGGATCTGCAGACAACCGCAACTGGTAGCAGCTTTAACAATGGCTCGGTTCAAATGGGCTGACGCTTCTTGGGATTTAGAGATAATATCAAGAATGCTATAATGGCGCCAGGTAGACTCGCGGACGTTATGTTGAAACTCGTCACAGACGGTGGCTTTCACGGACCTTTCCTCCTTTGTGCGGATTGGGGCCAGGTATGCTCCGTGATAGGTACAGTTTAATTATAGATACCCACAACTTGTCCTGTCAATTTTAACTTGGCTTGCCTGGAGGTCAAGCCCAAAGGACCTAACGATCGATTCAGTTCTTAGTGTAAAATAATCGTGGGATTTCCCATTGT is a genomic window containing:
- a CDS encoding DUF1573 domain-containing protein; the encoded protein is MKATVCDEFQHNVRESTWRHYSILDIISKSQEASAHLNRAIVKAATSCGCLQIQAERQPFPTNVSFRELKNLLDNHVRGSLCPECREAIETEIGEALFYLAAICNTLDLSLQDIMSKENERLNCLGIFSLA